Proteins co-encoded in one Stomoxys calcitrans chromosome 5, idStoCalc2.1, whole genome shotgun sequence genomic window:
- the LOC106096342 gene encoding pro-resilin gives MKCFATIAFLVCLSVVSGEPPVPQNNYLPPNQQQSPSSNYLPPQNTYQAPNSNYLPPQRGGSGGAAAAPQNSYGAPAVTGAIFPKQGGGGYAGGAGAAGGYGAGAQGSGYGGEENYGPAKYEFKYDVQDYESGNDFGHMESRDGDFTTGRYYVLLPDGRKQIVEYEADQNGYRPSIRYEQVNNGQQAGGRGGNYNNGGYDSNAQQGKFGGYQ, from the exons ATGAAG TGCTTCGCTACAATTGCTTTCTTGGTCTGCCTTTCCGTCGTCTCTGGCGAACCTCCAGTACCCCAGAATAACTATTTGCCCCCCAATCAACAACAGAGCCCCTCCAGCAACTATCTGCCACCCCAGAACACATATCAGGCACCCAACAGCAACTATTTGCCTCCCCAGCGTGGTGGTAGCGGTGGCGCAGCTGCAGCTCCCCAAAATAGTTATGGTGCTCCCGCTGTGACCGGTGCCATCTTCCCCAAACAGGGTGGTGGCGGTTATGCTGGTGGTGCTGGAGCTGCCGGAGGTTATGGTGCTGGTGCTCAAGGTTCCGGCTATGGCGGTGAAGAAAACTACGGTCCTGCTAAATACGAATTCAAATACGATGTCCAAGACTACGAATCCGGCAATGATTTCGGTCATATGGAATCTCGCGATGGTGACTTCACTACTGGCCGTTACTATGTCCTCTTGCCCGATGGTCGCAAACAAATTGTTGAATACGAAGCCGATCAAAATGGTTACCGTCCCTCCATTCGTTACGAACAAGTCAACAATGGTCAACAAGCTGGCGGACGTGGTGGCAATTACAATAACGGTGGTTACGATAGCAATGCACAACAAGGCAAATTTGGCGGTTATCAATAA